Proteins found in one Planococcus citri chromosome 2, ihPlaCitr1.1, whole genome shotgun sequence genomic segment:
- the LOC135834010 gene encoding uncharacterized protein LOC135834010, giving the protein MGDAEELKKLNNRKTRLKASLTRHLNFVKNELQNENNLSKLKLKSTQLEDLYGNYATLLDEFDQFEINLDAFIEQFEIDYLETKSLLDDKINSISTNHSSAVVGTSMQPTSICAKLPKLTLPEFSGNILKWKEFWDSYEAKIHKTNLPDCDKFEYLVQCLKGRAQKSIEGMPVTSQNYPKAIAILEKKYYNRKLIIDSHYSILRNIPPIEDKDKNNVYKLRKTLDDFEVNLRCLEAFEEDVEHNSIQSLIYSKFPENIINKVFENVDQDSLTTSELRLNLDKIISSFERTETVKGTFNKKTNKPFDKSKPTSTTGTFLNSDSQSKSPHIKPTDLKCIYCQGSHYNDECKTYSTVLDRKNKIKGSCFNCLKSNHSFKDCKVSKPCVYCKKAKSHHRSLCLKKFPANKESSATLLETDDSPSGSIDPSISSSETPSEPVLLALNEKTLMQTASVKVLFQTSTSKNESIYKRSLLDSGSQRSYVTSDLVKDLNLKTYDSQFLSILSFGNSESKTLESPRVKLNIELLDGTNFEIIANVVPYITGSIKNDRIKIKEFESKFLNFKLADDYRTHSDDSIKILIGNDYFYDLISTEKIVIQPGLYLVNSKLGWILSGRYSTNSVSDTLTLTTVVESFESNPAMSFLTHVTPSNMQLKCFEDDSSPSSPDTFIKNFWNLENIGILENPIETGDDFALKHFNDSVQFENGRYNVTWPWISYPPEDLSDNYKLCFGRLNSLLKQFHEKPDFLKKYDSLIKEQESLSIIEKVDDLPKNQESVTHYIPHHAVVNEEKLTTKVRIVYDGSAKVNKTKKSINECLHRGPVLLTYLCTLLLLFRLQEVCLVSDIEKAFLQIGLQDCARDAVRFMWLKDIHSPLTENNLQIYRFTRVPFGIVCSPFLLAAVLLFHVNSKVIERWKPFLEKSFYVDNLIVCFASVEEATEFYAYAKEFFASVQ; this is encoded by the coding sequence ATGGGTGATGCTGAAGAGCTTAAAAAACTTAATAATAGAAAAACAAGACTCAAAGCATCCCTAACTAGAcatttgaattttgtcaaaaacgaattacaaaacgaaaataatctttctaaattaaaactaaaatcaaCTCAATTAGAAGACCTTTATGGTAACTATGCAACTTTGCTTGACGAATTCGATcaattcgaaattaatttggaTGCTTTTATTGAGCAATTCGAAATTGATTATTTAGAGACAAAATCTTTACTTgacgataaaataaactcaatTTCTACTAATCATTCTTCAGCTGTAGTAGGTACATCGATGCAACCTACCAGTATCTGTGCAAAATTACCGAAATTGACATTACCTGAATTCTCCGGAAATATACTGAAATGGAAAGAATTTTGGGATTCGTATGAGgccaaaattcataaaacaaaTCTGCCGGACTGCGATAAATTCGAATATTTGGTCCAATGTTTGAAAGGACGAGCTCAAAAATCGATAGAAGGTATGCCCGTTACAtctcaaaattatccaaaagctATTGCGATTCTCGAAAAGAAATACTACAACCGTAAGTTAATTATCGATTCGCATTATTCGATTTTACGAAATATTCCTCCTATTGAGGATAaagataaaaataatgtttataAATTACGCAAAACGTTGGATGATTTCGAAGTGAATTTACGTTGTTTAGAGGCTTTCGAAGAAGATGTCGAGCATAATAGTATTCAATCGTTGATCTATTCCAAATTTCCGGAAAATATTATCAACAAGGTTTTCGAAAATGTTGATCAAGATTCGTTGACAACTTCTGAACTTCGTTTGAATTTAGataaaattatttcttctttCGAAAGGACTGAAACGGTTAAAGGtactttcaataaaaaaaccAACAAGCCTTTCGATAAATCAAAGCCTACTTCTACTACTGGTACctttctgaattctgattctCAATCGAAGTCTCCTCATATCAAACCTACTGATTTGAAATGTATTTATTGTCAAGGCAGTCATTATAATGACGAATGCAAAACTTATTCTACTGTTTTAGATCGGAAAAACAAGATTAAAGGAAGTTGTTTCAATTGTTTAAAATCGAATCATTCGTTCAAGGATTGCAAAGTTAGCAAGCCATGCGTTTATTGTAAAAAGGCGAAAAGTCATCATCGTAGTTTGTGTCTGAAGAAGTTTCCAGCTAATAAAGAATCTTCAGCTACGTTATTAGAAACTGATGATTCTCCTTCTGGTTCGATTGATCCTTCTATTTCATCATCCGAAACTCCTTCAGAACCGGTTTTGTTGGCTCTAAATGAGAAAACTCTGATGCAAACTGCTTCGGTTAAGGTTCTATTTCAAACTTCTACTTCAAAGAATGAATCTATTTATAAAAGATCTTTACTCGATAGTGGTTCTCAGAGATCTTACGTTACCTCCGATTTAGTCAAGGatctgaatttgaaaacttatgattctcaatttttatcgattttaagCTTTGGTAATTCCGAATCTAAAACTTTAGAAAGTCCTCGAGTAAAGTTAAATATCGAGTTACTTGATGGtacaaatttcgaaataatcgCTAATGTCGTTCCTTATATTACTGGTTCTATCAAGAATGatcgaataaaaatcaaagaatttgaatctaaatttcttaatttcaaaCTAGCTGACGATTATCGTACACACTCAGATGATTCGATTAAAATTCTGATTGGTAATGATTATTTCTATGATTTAATTTCGACTGAGAAAATTGTCATTCAACCTGGATTGTATTTGGTTAATTCTAAGTTAGGATGGATACTTAGTGGTAGGTATTCTACTAATTCGGTTTCAGATACCTTAACTTTAACTACCGTTGTTGAATCTTTCGAATCAAATCCTGCGATGAGTTTTTTAACTCATGTTACTCCTTCAAACATGCAATTGAAGTGTTTTGAAGATGATTCTTCTCCTTCGTCTCCTGatacttttattaaaaatttttggaaccttGAAAATATCGGTATTCTCGAAAATCCTATTGAAACAGGCGATGATTTtgctttgaaacattttaatgattctgttcaatttgaaaatggtcGGTATAACGTTACGTGGCCATGGATTTCATATCCTCCTGAAGATCTCTCAGATAATTATAAACTTTGTTTTGGTCGTTTAAATAGTCTATTGAAACAGTTTCATGAAAAACCTGATTTCTTGAAGAAGTATGATTCGCTTATAAAGGAGCAAGAAAGTTTAAGTATCATTGAAAAGGTCGATGACCTTCCTAAGAATCAAGAATCGGTAACTCATTATATACCTCATCATGCGGTGGTGAATGAAGAGAAATTGACAACGAAAGTTCGAATTGTCTACGATGGATCCGCTAAGgtaaataaaactaaaaagagTATTAATGAATGTCTTCATCGTGGTCCTGTTTTATTGACTTATTTGTGCACTTTGTTGCTTTTATTTCGATTGCAAGAAGTCTGTTTAGTATCAGACATCGAGAAAGCATTTCTGCAAATCGGTTTGCAAGATTGCGCTAGAGATGCTGTTCGTTTTATGTGGCTTAAAGATATTCATTCTCCTTtaactgaaaataatttacaaatttatcgATTTACAAGAGTGCCTTTTGGTATTGTTTGTAGTCCTTTTCTACTTGCTGCTGTGCTATTATTTCATGTTAATTCAAAGGTTATTGAACGTTGGAAACCATTcttagaaaaaagtttttatgtcGATAATTTGATTGTTTGCTTTGCAAGTGTCGAAGAAGCAACAGAATTTTATGCTTACGCTAAAGAATTTTTCGCAAGTGTTCAATGA
- the LOC135834009 gene encoding uncharacterized protein LOC135834009 has protein sequence MALYQGGKAKGVTMENLPPDGTSNSGNSGNNSSNSGNKAGNNGNKSPKPNKGSAKGDPRGPNSTKEQNSNPKPPEKTPPGAKPVVPTAATVPSAAPTPKPLPKSTPQGAPVSSNTVSSETNSSGAAESHKPIETMETEHNVTPQPFSFSAPSQGTPEFNFPTPTPESGEF, from the coding sequence ATGGCTCTGTATCAAGGTGGTAAAGCTAAGGGAGTGACCATGGAAAACCTCCCCCCTGATGGCACTAGTAACTCCGGCAATTCTGGTAACAACTCCAGTAACTCTGGTAATAAGGCTGGTAACAACGGAAACAAGTCCCCAAAGCCGAACAAAGGTTCTGCAAAAGGCGATCCTCGGGGGCCAAACTCGACAAAGGAGCAAAATTCGAATCCCAAACCTCCGGAGAAAACGCCTCCAGGGGCCAAACCAGTGGTACCAACAGCCGCCACGGTTCCGTCAGCAGCCCCAACGCCTAAACCTCTTCCGAAGTCGACCCCTCAGGGGGCACCAGTTAGCTCAAACACGGTCAGCTCAGAGACTAACTCATCTGGAGCTGCTGAATCTCATAAGCCAATTGAGACTATGGAAACAGAGCACAACGTTACTCCCCAACCGTTCTCCTTCTCGGCGCCTTCCCAGGGGACACCCGAGTTCAACTTTCCGACTCCGACCCCCGAAAGCGGCGAATTTTGA
- the LOC135834011 gene encoding uncharacterized protein LOC135834011, with protein sequence MNIHVKYFHLGVSHILSIIRREYWIENGRQAVMKVLNECVNCRRVDGGPFIIPDLPPFPTERVSKVIPFTYVGVDYFGPLYAKCCGNVKKFFVVIFTCLTVRAIHLELVESMKATDFLIVFRRFIAERNMPKKIISDNAAQFKKFKSFIDHVWRENLRKNNEFVSFLLENNIEWNFIPENAPWMGGVYERLILSVKKCIKKSVSGMVNFENLRTTLKEIENVLNSRPLTYISGDLEDVITPAHFIYNRSHISVGNELGVINTRSELANLWNSSKRILESFWSIWYKDYLSNLRKKDNSIQRNAVCRVPSVGEPVLIEEDVLRGKWRLGVVDQLHISSDGNIRSANIKVKTGILTRPIKKLYPLELNFN encoded by the coding sequence atgaatATTCATGTTAAATACTTCCACCTGGGAGTCTCTCATATTTTATCTATTATTCGTCGTGAATATTGGATCGAAAACGGTAGACAAGCTGTCATGAAAGTGTTGAACGAATGCGTTAATTGCAGACGAGTCGACGGTGGTCCGTTCATCATTCCTGATCTTCCTCCTTTTCCTACTGAACGAGTCTCAAAAGTTATTCCTTTTACTTACGTTGGTGTCGATTATTTTGGTCCTTTATATGcgaaatgttgtggaaatgtCAAGAAATTCTTCGTCGTTATTTTCACCTGTTTAACTGTCCGAGCTATTCATTTGGAACTTGTCGAAAGTATGAAAGCTACTGATTTCCTAATTGTTTTTCGTCGTTTTATTGCGGAGAGAAACATGCCGAAAAAGATCATTTCCGATAACGCCGCACaatttaagaaatttaaatCTTTTATCGATCACGTTTGGagagaaaatttaagaaaaaataacgaatttgtTTCCTTCTTACTCGAAAATAACATCGAATGGAACTTTATTCCTGAAAATGCTCCCTGGATGGGAGGTGTCTACGAGCGTTTGATTCTGTCAGTtaagaaatgtataaaaaagtCAGTTTCTGGCatggttaattttgaaaacttgagaacaacgttaaaagaaattgaaaatgtattaaaCTCAAGGCCGCTCACATACATTTCTGGTGATCTCGAAGATGTCATCACTCCAGCCCATTTTATTTATAATCGAAGTCACATTTCAGTCGGCAATGAATTGGGTGTTATTAATACGAGATCCGAATTAGCTAATCTTTGGAATTCATCTAAAAGAATTTTAGAATCATTTTGGTCCATCTGGTACAAAGATTACTTATCCAATTTACGCAAAAAGGATAATTCCATTCAAAGAAACGCTGTTTGTCGAGTACCAAGTGTTGGAGAGCCGGTATTAATTGAAGAGGACGTTTTGAGAGGAAAATGGAGGTTAGGTGTAGTTGACCAGCTTCATATTAGCAGTGACGGAAATATTCGTTCAGCAAACATTAAAGTCAAAACTGGTATATTAACGAGACCCATTAAAAAACTGTACCCTTTAgaacttaattttaattaa